One Acetobacterium sp. KB-1 DNA segment encodes these proteins:
- a CDS encoding energy-coupling factor ABC transporter ATP-binding protein produces MSEPILKVSELYYSYGNGNPALDGVSVNIFKGEKIAVIGSNGSGKSTFFLNANGVLKADHGEISYQGTIINKKNIKDLRKNIGIVFQDADNQIIASTVMAEVGFGPMNLKLPREEVISRVDEALTYMNILDFKDRPPHYLSGGEKKRVTIADIIAMKSEVIIFDEPTAALDPLNAQMLEEVLLKLGEEGKTMLISTHDVDFAYRWAERAIVFDQGKIIADGTPLEIFKNARILEQANLKRPAMLDVYEMLVENKMIKDESNYPTTPQALKVLLQKNIR; encoded by the coding sequence ATGAGTGAACCAATACTAAAGGTCAGCGAGCTTTATTACAGTTATGGAAACGGAAACCCGGCGCTGGATGGGGTCAGTGTGAATATTTTTAAGGGCGAAAAGATTGCGGTGATCGGATCGAACGGGTCTGGTAAGTCGACCTTTTTTCTTAATGCCAATGGGGTACTTAAAGCCGATCACGGCGAAATCAGCTATCAGGGCACAATTATTAATAAAAAGAATATAAAAGATTTGCGCAAGAATATCGGGATTGTTTTTCAGGACGCCGACAATCAGATCATTGCCTCCACCGTCATGGCCGAGGTTGGTTTTGGCCCGATGAATTTAAAACTGCCTCGAGAAGAGGTAATCAGCCGGGTCGATGAGGCCCTAACCTACATGAACATCCTCGATTTTAAAGATCGTCCGCCTCATTATTTAAGTGGCGGCGAAAAAAAGCGGGTGACGATTGCTGATATTATCGCGATGAAATCAGAGGTCATTATCTTTGATGAACCAACCGCGGCCCTGGATCCCCTCAATGCCCAGATGTTAGAAGAGGTGCTACTAAAGCTCGGAGAAGAAGGCAAAACGATGCTGATCTCCACGCACGATGTGGATTTTGCCTATCGTTGGGCAGAGCGGGCGATAGTTTTTGATCAGGGAAAAATTATTGCTGATGGAACGCCATTGGAGATTTTTAAAAACGCGAGAATCCTGGAGCAGGCAAATCTGAAACGGCCAGCCATGCTCGATGTTTATGAGATGCTGGTTGAAAACAAAATGATAAAGGACGAAAGCAACTATCCAACCACTCCCCAGGCGCTTAAAGTTTTATTACAAAAAAATATTCGGTAA
- a CDS encoding energy-coupling factor ABC transporter permease has protein sequence MNTSLTTREKRFIAAAAAIALVFGFTPVASAMHIMEGYLPVGFSVAWGVICIPFLIKGYMSIKKTLKENPKTITLLAMAGAYVFVLSSLKIPSVTGSCSHMTGTGLGAILFGPAAVSILGVIVLLFQAILLAHGGLTTLGANTFSMAIAGPFVTFGIFILCKKIKINKHVGVFLAAAIGDLFTYCVTAFQLAMAYPSESGGVAASMVKFLAVFAPTQVPLAIIEGILTVVIIIGLETYAQPELNDLGYLTGGVK, from the coding sequence ATGAACACAAGTTTAACAACAAGAGAGAAGCGATTTATTGCGGCTGCGGCTGCGATCGCCCTGGTATTTGGGTTTACCCCGGTGGCCAGTGCGATGCACATTATGGAAGGTTACCTGCCAGTCGGTTTTAGTGTGGCCTGGGGCGTGATCTGTATTCCATTTTTAATTAAGGGTTACATGTCGATAAAAAAAACACTCAAAGAAAATCCTAAAACCATCACCTTACTGGCTATGGCTGGAGCCTATGTTTTTGTGTTATCATCTTTAAAAATTCCATCCGTAACCGGCAGTTGTTCTCATATGACCGGGACCGGGCTGGGCGCGATTCTGTTTGGACCAGCGGCAGTCAGTATTTTAGGCGTCATTGTCCTATTGTTTCAAGCTATTTTGCTGGCACATGGTGGGCTGACGACTCTGGGCGCGAATACCTTTTCAATGGCGATTGCCGGCCCCTTTGTAACCTTCGGAATTTTTATACTTTGTAAAAAAATAAAAATTAATAAGCATGTCGGTGTTTTTCTGGCAGCGGCAATTGGCGATTTGTTTACCTATTGTGTTACCGCATTCCAGTTGGCGATGGCCTATCCTTCCGAAAGTGGTGGCGTTGCCGCTTCGATGGTTAAATTTTTAGCCGTCTTTGCACCGACTCAGGTTCCCTTGGCTATCATCGAAGGAATTTTAACCGTGGTTATTATAATCGGGCTGGAAACCTATGCACAACCAGAACTTAATGATCTGGGATATCTTACCGGAGGTGTAAAATAA
- a CDS encoding energy-coupling factor ABC transporter substrate-binding protein: protein MTATKKTVIGLLVLAVIIALVPLFILQDAEFGGSDDAGSGVVSEITGTEYEPWFTPIFETAINGEIPGEVESLFFCLQTGIGVGIIAFLMGRFVERKKKEDEPKKTDSKKAKK from the coding sequence ATGACAGCGACAAAAAAAACAGTCATTGGTCTTTTAGTGTTGGCAGTAATCATTGCTCTGGTCCCCCTGTTTATCTTGCAGGATGCCGAGTTTGGGGGCTCTGATGATGCGGGCAGTGGGGTTGTGTCTGAGATTACCGGAACAGAGTATGAACCCTGGTTTACCCCAATTTTTGAAACGGCGATAAACGGTGAAATACCCGGTGAAGTGGAAAGTTTGTTTTTCTGTCTTCAAACCGGAATCGGGGTCGGGATTATTGCCTTCTTAATGGGGCGATTTGTGGAGCGAAAGAAAAAAGAAGACGAGCCAAAAAAAACAGACTCAAAAAAAGCTAAGAAATAA
- a CDS encoding iron ABC transporter permease, which yields MESIKNRKARQISILVLILGAIVVISLYSISVGSINISIPDILSILSGKAVADDTYGPIIMNIRLPRTLATIMGGACLALSGLLLQIFFKNPIVEPYILGVSSGATLFVGLVLLGGFSFGLKSLPPMGLFAGAFLGAMLVMVVVVFAAQKVKNITTLLIIGMMAGFICNAFTSILTAFADKEQLHGFVMWSMGSFSGFSWPQVQFLYGIGLPMIILAFVLSKPLNAMLFGENYAISMGLSMKKFRVIVILIASVLTATITAFAGPISFVGLAVPHMVRITLGTSDNRILIPGVIFAGALMTGVCDLIARMILSPIELPLGVITALIGAPIVVYLLVHKTKGNEL from the coding sequence ATGGAAAGTATAAAAAACAGAAAAGCACGACAAATCAGCATCCTGGTCTTGATTCTTGGGGCCATTGTGGTGATTTCGCTATACAGCATCAGTGTGGGGTCCATCAATATCAGTATTCCGGATATTCTATCTATTTTGTCGGGAAAAGCAGTGGCAGATGATACCTATGGCCCGATTATTATGAATATTCGCCTACCCAGAACCCTGGCTACGATCATGGGGGGAGCCTGTCTGGCACTTTCCGGTTTGTTGCTGCAGATATTTTTTAAAAATCCAATCGTCGAGCCTTATATTTTAGGGGTCTCATCCGGGGCAACCTTGTTCGTGGGGCTGGTACTATTAGGTGGATTCTCATTCGGATTGAAGTCCCTGCCCCCGATGGGTTTGTTTGCCGGTGCTTTTCTGGGTGCCATGCTGGTGATGGTGGTGGTGGTTTTTGCCGCTCAAAAAGTAAAGAACATCACAACCCTTTTAATCATCGGGATGATGGCCGGGTTTATTTGCAATGCCTTTACCAGTATCCTGACCGCTTTTGCCGACAAAGAACAGCTGCATGGCTTTGTGATGTGGTCGATGGGCAGTTTTTCGGGATTCTCCTGGCCACAGGTCCAGTTTTTATATGGCATCGGTTTACCGATGATTATTCTGGCTTTTGTTTTGAGTAAACCATTAAATGCCATGCTCTTTGGTGAGAATTATGCGATTTCCATGGGGCTCAGCATGAAAAAATTCCGGGTGATTGTGATTCTGATTGCCAGTGTCTTGACGGCAACGATCACCGCCTTTGCCGGGCCAATTTCCTTTGTCGGCCTGGCCGTTCCCCATATGGTGCGAATCACTCTAGGGACGTCAGATAATCGCATTCTGATACCGGGGGTCATTTTCGCTGGGGCCTTGATGACCGGGGTTTGTGATCTTATTGCACGGATGATTCTTTCCCCCATTGAACTGCCCTTGGGGGTTATTACGGCCTTAATCGGTGCGCCGATTGTTGTTTACTTACTCGTCCATAAAACGAAAGGAAATGAGCTATGA
- a CDS encoding ABC transporter ATP-binding protein — translation MKPVIFTENLNVGYDKKVVVEQVDICAQKGELICLLGPNGSGKSTILRTLTGLQPPVNGRVEINGRDIATIKKAELAKKMAIVLTEQVSLGLLTVFEIASMGRYPHTNFMGRLSAEDEKIVNEALDLVDAGYLKNRYYFELSDGEKQKVMIARALVQEPELIVLDEPTSHLDVRHKVEVISILRKLCLEKGITVVLSLHDIDIAIKGCQKILLIEKGKVKAQGTPEEIIKTGTIQSLYSIEGANYNELLGCLEFCSPVLPEVFITGGNGTGTGVYRAVSRAGFGMCCGVLHSNDIDLHVAKALNCDVVEEDSFSRITEKHYEDAAAKMAKMHYVIDTGFPVGKTNEHNLDLIIDAIKMGKVVFSLTDQSELKGRFGDWAEKIKCCKNPAEILQIIPPQTGSGC, via the coding sequence ATGAAACCAGTAATCTTCACTGAAAATCTGAATGTTGGTTATGATAAAAAGGTAGTTGTTGAACAAGTGGATATTTGTGCCCAAAAAGGAGAACTGATCTGTTTGTTGGGTCCCAATGGGTCTGGAAAATCTACGATTTTGCGGACCTTAACGGGATTGCAACCACCGGTAAATGGGCGAGTTGAAATTAATGGAAGGGATATAGCGACCATCAAAAAAGCAGAACTGGCTAAAAAAATGGCGATCGTGCTGACTGAACAGGTCTCGTTGGGACTGTTGACTGTTTTTGAAATTGCTTCAATGGGTCGATATCCCCATACCAATTTTATGGGAAGACTATCAGCAGAAGACGAAAAGATTGTTAATGAGGCGCTTGATCTGGTTGATGCTGGATATCTGAAAAACCGCTATTATTTCGAACTTAGCGATGGTGAAAAACAAAAGGTCATGATTGCCCGGGCGTTGGTTCAGGAACCCGAGCTGATTGTTCTGGATGAACCTACCAGTCATCTGGATGTTCGGCACAAGGTGGAAGTCATCAGTATTTTAAGAAAACTCTGTCTGGAAAAAGGCATCACCGTGGTGCTATCCCTCCATGACATTGATATTGCTATTAAAGGCTGTCAGAAGATTTTACTGATTGAAAAGGGTAAGGTTAAAGCTCAGGGAACGCCAGAAGAGATTATCAAAACTGGTACAATTCAGAGTCTTTACTCAATTGAAGGGGCTAATTATAATGAGTTGTTAGGGTGCCTCGAATTTTGTTCACCGGTATTACCGGAAGTGTTTATTACCGGCGGAAATGGCACTGGAACCGGCGTTTATCGGGCCGTATCCCGAGCTGGTTTTGGCATGTGCTGCGGGGTACTGCATAGCAATGACATTGACTTGCATGTGGCAAAGGCCCTCAATTGCGATGTTGTTGAAGAAGACTCGTTTAGTCGGATTACCGAAAAACATTACGAAGATGCAGCAGCTAAAATGGCAAAAATGCACTATGTTATTGACACCGGCTTTCCGGTGGGAAAAACGAATGAGCATAATCTGGATTTAATCATTGATGCCATCAAAATGGGAAAAGTAGTTTTTAGCTTAACTGATCAAAGCGAATTAAAAGGACGGTTTGGTGATTGGGCCGAAAAAATAAAATGCTGTAAAAATCCGGCCGAGATTTTGCAGATCATCCCGCCACAAACAGGAAGTGGGTGCTGA
- a CDS encoding adenosylcobinamide amidohydrolase: MMLGVTATGDPIHRYHRCLVVPFSGPRKVISTAMEHGGYQENLTAIFNQDVNPGPGRLCEHMEPGQQEKMQSFIREELGLAPDTVARMATIVSMESAAIKSETYDILTVTAITTASLEVNGGRIGEKATSYEKNGEYINLRPGTINSMVFVSGNMTQGCMARAMVTATEAKTAACQELMASSLYSTGIATGSGTDNLMIICDSESTNRLTYAGKHGKLGELIGRLVRDTVKESLNQHMALNPVTQHRLFARMKRYGVTEGTFFKKFNELSHKGQRDFPKWIDRLHRLDQEDELVTMTSLYVHLMDQLGWGLLSGSEAINGGVIILKQIAKDQSINLDLSTKQHESAEAVIQKMVNSFVTTLSEMVMANEIKTNSEGEKKSNEKTV; this comes from the coding sequence ATGATGTTGGGGGTAACAGCTACCGGAGATCCTATTCATCGCTATCATCGGTGTCTGGTGGTGCCTTTTTCGGGACCACGAAAGGTTATCAGTACCGCCATGGAGCATGGTGGTTATCAGGAAAATCTAACGGCGATATTTAATCAGGATGTCAACCCCGGGCCGGGTCGGTTGTGCGAACACATGGAACCCGGTCAGCAGGAAAAAATGCAGTCCTTTATCCGGGAGGAGTTGGGGTTGGCTCCGGACACGGTAGCACGGATGGCTACGATTGTGTCCATGGAAAGTGCGGCCATTAAAAGCGAAACCTATGACATCCTGACCGTGACGGCTATTACCACCGCTAGTCTGGAAGTCAATGGCGGGCGGATTGGTGAGAAAGCTACCAGCTATGAAAAAAACGGCGAGTATATTAATTTAAGACCGGGAACCATTAATAGTATGGTCTTTGTCAGTGGCAATATGACACAAGGCTGTATGGCCCGAGCCATGGTGACAGCAACCGAGGCCAAAACAGCCGCTTGTCAGGAATTGATGGCCAGCAGCCTTTACTCAACCGGTATCGCCACCGGATCAGGAACGGATAACCTGATGATTATTTGCGATAGCGAGTCGACTAACCGACTGACCTATGCTGGAAAGCATGGCAAGCTGGGAGAACTGATTGGTCGGTTGGTGCGGGATACTGTCAAAGAATCCCTCAATCAGCATATGGCCTTAAACCCGGTTACCCAGCATCGGTTATTTGCGCGAATGAAACGCTATGGCGTTACCGAGGGAACCTTTTTTAAAAAATTCAATGAACTCAGTCATAAAGGTCAACGCGATTTTCCCAAATGGATCGATCGTCTCCATCGGTTGGATCAGGAGGATGAGCTGGTAACCATGACTTCCCTCTATGTTCATCTGATGGATCAGCTGGGCTGGGGGTTGTTGTCTGGATCGGAAGCTATCAATGGCGGGGTAATAATTCTTAAGCAGATTGCCAAAGATCAATCAATTAATCTTGACTTATCAACAAAACAACATGAGTCCGCTGAAGCGGTGATTCAAAAAATGGTAAATTCTTTTGTGACGACCCTTTCAGAAATGGTCATGGCAAATGAAATAAAAACAAACTCAGAAGGAGAAAAGAAGAGTAATGAAAAGACAGTTTAA
- a CDS encoding ABC transporter substrate-binding protein: MKRQFKQLAVIAVTAVMVVSGLVGLTGCQSADKSYKSEDGNTIKLQYAKNFNIEYLDNNNKIVTDGEGKQMLLLQKGQEAPEEYKDLPSITIPIDQSVYTSTTQVGFLRAFDDETLFDSIVGVRLKAEEWDFDAMKNRMLEGKIKDIGSNSATSSSYDYEVIQSLKPKIVFTITGMGSEQQKLMEMLSQNNIPYLYDSSSTETDYRGTMEWLKYYSAFYNLEKEAAEYYDEAMVRIDEMKAKVENEEKPKVAWAIVSSGKIYVQNAGSKAAQMVRDAGGEYLFDDIGVGKDGVIVITPEEFYSRVSKADYYINSGMPKYGPDIKSITDQVPVAADLPIYSSGNVWQITDSFWSTYHTIDEKYLELAAIFHSDLYPDAEFSHFRQMPAVAK, encoded by the coding sequence ATGAAAAGACAGTTTAAACAGTTAGCGGTGATTGCGGTCACTGCGGTAATGGTAGTATCAGGGTTAGTAGGATTAACAGGGTGTCAGTCTGCTGACAAGAGCTATAAAAGCGAGGATGGCAATACCATCAAATTGCAGTATGCCAAAAATTTTAACATCGAATATCTTGATAATAATAATAAGATAGTCACCGATGGTGAAGGAAAACAAATGTTACTGCTGCAAAAAGGTCAGGAAGCTCCAGAGGAATACAAGGATCTACCATCGATTACCATTCCGATTGATCAGTCAGTTTATACCAGTACCACCCAGGTTGGCTTTTTACGAGCCTTTGATGACGAAACGCTGTTTGACAGCATTGTTGGGGTGCGTTTAAAAGCCGAAGAGTGGGATTTCGATGCGATGAAAAATCGCATGCTAGAAGGTAAAATCAAAGATATTGGCTCTAATTCTGCCACCAGCAGCAGTTATGATTATGAGGTGATCCAATCCCTGAAGCCGAAGATTGTTTTTACTATAACTGGCATGGGTAGTGAACAGCAGAAGCTGATGGAGATGCTATCCCAGAATAACATTCCTTATCTCTATGATTCATCAAGTACCGAAACCGATTATCGGGGCACCATGGAATGGCTTAAATACTACTCTGCTTTTTATAATCTGGAAAAAGAAGCCGCTGAATACTATGATGAAGCGATGGTTCGTATTGACGAAATGAAAGCCAAGGTAGAAAATGAAGAAAAACCAAAGGTTGCCTGGGCCATTGTCTCTTCTGGGAAAATTTATGTTCAGAATGCCGGATCAAAAGCGGCGCAAATGGTTCGTGATGCTGGCGGTGAATACCTTTTTGATGACATTGGGGTTGGCAAAGATGGGGTTATCGTTATAACCCCGGAAGAGTTCTACAGCCGGGTTTCAAAGGCTGATTATTATATTAACTCCGGGATGCCAAAATATGGGCCGGATATTAAATCGATCACCGATCAGGTGCCGGTAGCGGCGGATCTTCCGATTTACAGCAGTGGCAACGTATGGCAGATTACCGATAGTTTTTGGTCGACTTATCATACCATTGATGAAAAATATCTGGAGCTGGCGGCCATTTTCCACTCTGACCTCTATCCGGATGCGGAATTCAGTCATTTCAGACAAATGCCTGCCGTCGCCAAATAA